The [Pseudomonas] carboxydohydrogena genome includes a window with the following:
- a CDS encoding DUF1289 domain-containing protein produces the protein MSYESPCISVCVMSPETGLCLGCGRTISEISDWAALTPEERAAIMVTLVRRMADAGMNVPPALVRWLEVSC, from the coding sequence ATGAGCTACGAGTCGCCGTGCATCTCCGTCTGCGTGATGAGCCCCGAGACCGGGCTATGTCTGGGCTGCGGCCGGACGATATCGGAGATTTCAGACTGGGCCGCTCTCACGCCCGAGGAGCGAGCCGCGATCATGGTCACATTGGTACGGCGCATGGCCGATGCCGGCATGAACGTGCCGCCCGCGCTGGTGCGCTGGCTCGAGGTCAGTTGCTGA
- a CDS encoding sensor histidine kinase, with protein sequence MSDLVPSPADSVAAAPARTRRVAAQRVREARDRLTSSSGTRPAFDHELLRQYAQTRMSASLVVILLVVATGALTSLWLPALYAGIWTCGILAIHAVVIRLCSIFLNLPPSPATTRKWRLRFVALDLLYGLGWTLILVHPSGIDAVSNTLMLFLMLLVVAVSSMLAASLPIAAFASTIPVTAAIALNFVLRGTLDAYILAALAVAAECYFALLAHRLHSTTLATLEARAEKDALIGELEQAKAISDEARHRAEAANVSKSRFLAQMSHELRTPLNAILGFSEVMKSEIFGPHEVAVYKDYSADIHNSGVHLLNLINEILDLSRIEAGRYELNEEPFSLVHVVADCHHLLKLRASSRGITIHEVFEDEMPKLWGDERATRQIVLNLLSNAIKFTPQGGEIWLKSGWTASGGQYLSVKDTGSGIPEDEIPIVLASFGQGSNSIKSAEQGAGLGLPIAKNLIDMHGGTFTLKSKLRIGTEVIITFPPERVMAALAPMPEGPPLQPDQSDMTDERHRPRGRPIMNAGTGL encoded by the coding sequence ATGAGTGATCTCGTGCCCTCTCCGGCCGATAGCGTGGCCGCTGCGCCTGCCAGGACGCGGCGCGTGGCCGCCCAGCGTGTGAGGGAAGCGCGCGACCGCCTGACCTCGTCGAGCGGCACCCGGCCCGCATTCGATCACGAACTGCTGCGTCAATATGCCCAGACGCGCATGTCCGCCTCGCTCGTGGTGATCCTGCTCGTCGTCGCGACGGGAGCGCTCACCAGCCTCTGGTTGCCGGCGCTGTATGCGGGCATCTGGACCTGCGGGATTCTGGCGATTCATGCCGTCGTCATCCGCCTCTGCTCGATATTCCTGAACCTGCCGCCGTCGCCCGCGACCACGCGCAAATGGCGGCTCCGTTTCGTGGCGCTCGACCTGCTCTACGGTCTCGGCTGGACGCTGATCCTGGTTCATCCCTCCGGCATCGACGCGGTGTCGAACACGTTGATGCTGTTCCTGATGCTGCTCGTCGTCGCGGTGTCGAGCATGCTCGCGGCAAGCCTGCCGATCGCGGCCTTCGCCTCGACCATTCCGGTGACGGCGGCGATCGCGCTGAATTTCGTGCTTCGCGGAACGCTCGACGCCTACATTCTCGCGGCGCTTGCGGTCGCGGCAGAATGCTATTTCGCCCTGCTCGCCCACCGCCTGCACTCGACCACGCTGGCCACGCTGGAAGCGCGCGCCGAAAAGGACGCGCTGATCGGCGAGCTTGAACAGGCCAAGGCCATCTCGGATGAAGCGCGGCACCGTGCCGAGGCCGCCAACGTCTCGAAGTCGCGTTTTCTCGCGCAGATGAGTCACGAACTGCGCACGCCGCTCAACGCCATTCTCGGCTTTTCCGAGGTAATGAAGAGCGAGATTTTCGGCCCGCATGAAGTCGCCGTCTACAAGGACTATTCCGCCGACATCCATAATTCAGGCGTGCACCTTCTCAATCTCATCAACGAGATCCTCGATCTGTCGCGCATCGAGGCCGGCCGCTACGAGCTGAACGAGGAGCCGTTCTCGCTCGTCCATGTCGTCGCCGATTGTCACCACCTTCTGAAGCTGCGCGCATCGAGCCGGGGCATCACCATCCACGAAGTCTTCGAGGATGAAATGCCCAAGCTGTGGGGCGACGAGCGCGCCACGCGCCAGATCGTGCTGAATCTTTTGTCCAACGCCATCAAGTTCACCCCGCAGGGCGGCGAGATCTGGCTGAAATCAGGCTGGACCGCATCCGGCGGGCAGTACCTCAGCGTCAAGGACACCGGCTCCGGCATTCCCGAGGATGAAATCCCGATCGTGCTGGCATCCTTCGGGCAAGGCTCGAACTCGATCAAGTCGGCCGAGCAAGGCGCGGGCCTCGGCCTGCCGATCGCCAAGAACCTGATCGACATGCACGGCGGCACCTTCACGCTGAAATCGAAGCTGCGCATCGGCACCGAGGTCATTATCACCTTCCCGCCCGAGCGGGTGATGGCGGCGCTGGCCCCGATGCCGGAGGGCCCGCCGCTGCAACCGGACCAGTCCGACATGACCGACGAACGGCACCGGCCGCGCGGACGCCCCATCATGAATGCGGGAACGGGACTCTGA
- a CDS encoding DUF47 domain-containing protein → MRWFKALMPKEHSFFELFARHSRTLVEGAESLQGMLRGGAEIEFYCDKISQYENEADNITREVMMAIRRSFITPFDRGDIKNLIAAMDDAIDQMQQTAKTVRLFEVKEFDQPMQEMGAIIQHCAELVVRAIPLLQSIGANVGTLSSITEELTRLEGKVDDLHDLGLKKLFLKHRSGNAMDYIVGSEIYDHLEKVADRFDDVANEINSIVIEQV, encoded by the coding sequence ATGCGGTGGTTCAAGGCATTGATGCCAAAGGAACATTCGTTCTTTGAGCTATTTGCCAGACACTCCCGGACGCTCGTCGAGGGAGCGGAATCCCTCCAGGGCATGCTCCGGGGCGGGGCCGAAATCGAATTCTACTGCGACAAGATCAGCCAGTATGAGAACGAAGCCGACAACATCACCCGCGAGGTGATGATGGCGATCCGGCGCTCCTTCATCACGCCCTTCGACCGCGGCGACATCAAGAACCTCATCGCCGCGATGGACGACGCCATCGACCAGATGCAGCAGACCGCGAAAACGGTGCGGCTGTTCGAGGTCAAGGAATTCGACCAGCCGATGCAGGAGATGGGCGCCATTATCCAGCATTGCGCCGAACTCGTGGTGCGCGCCATCCCGCTCCTGCAATCGATCGGCGCCAACGTCGGCACGCTCTCCTCCATCACCGAGGAGTTGACACGGCTCGAAGGCAAGGTGGACGACCTGCACGATCTTGGCCTGAAGAAACTTTTCCTCAAGCACCGCAGCGGCAACGCCATGGACTACATCGTCGGCTCCGAAATCTACGATCATCTCGAGAAAGTCGCGGACCGTTTCGACGACGTCGCCAACGAGATCAACAGCATCGTGATTGAACAGGTCTGA
- a CDS encoding Mrp/NBP35 family ATP-binding protein, whose amino-acid sequence MSVTKDDVLSSLARIQTPQGVPLPAAKVLSEITAIDGKVFFSLTVDAAEARAWEAIRAQAEAAVRALPGIKTVMVALTAERRPGSGPAGGVKPAASHHHGAGGDSPMGRQKAIPGIKTIIAVASGKGGVGKSTTALNLALGLRDLGLKTGLLDADIYGPSVPRLTGLKEMPKLTDDKKMIPLQRFGLTLMSIGFLVAEETAMIWRGPMIQSAVKQMLQDVAWGELDVLVVDMPPGTGDVQLSLAQHVPLAGAVIVSTPQDLALIDARRGITMFKKVDVPTLGIIENMSYFLCPHCNTRSDIFGHGGARHEAERLGVPFLGEIPLDIAIREGSDEGRPVLESDPSGKYAEIYRAIAEKIKNGLRLQTAAA is encoded by the coding sequence GTGAGCGTGACCAAAGACGACGTTTTGAGCAGTTTAGCCAGGATTCAGACCCCCCAGGGGGTGCCGCTCCCGGCCGCGAAGGTCTTGTCCGAGATCACGGCAATCGACGGCAAGGTGTTTTTCTCCCTGACGGTGGATGCGGCGGAAGCCCGCGCCTGGGAAGCGATCAGGGCCCAGGCGGAGGCGGCGGTACGCGCCCTTCCGGGGATCAAGACGGTGATGGTCGCGCTGACGGCCGAGCGGCGCCCGGGCTCCGGGCCGGCAGGTGGCGTAAAGCCGGCGGCCTCGCATCATCACGGCGCGGGCGGGGATTCGCCGATGGGCAGGCAGAAGGCCATTCCCGGCATCAAGACCATCATCGCGGTGGCTTCAGGCAAGGGCGGGGTCGGCAAATCGACAACGGCCCTCAATCTCGCGCTCGGCCTGCGTGACCTCGGGCTGAAAACCGGGCTGCTCGACGCCGATATCTACGGACCGTCGGTGCCGAGGCTGACGGGCCTCAAGGAGATGCCGAAGCTCACCGACGACAAGAAGATGATCCCGTTGCAGCGCTTCGGCCTGACGCTGATGTCGATCGGATTCCTGGTGGCGGAAGAAACCGCGATGATTTGGCGCGGGCCGATGATCCAGTCGGCGGTCAAGCAGATGTTGCAGGATGTCGCCTGGGGAGAACTCGACGTGCTGGTGGTCGATATGCCGCCGGGGACTGGCGACGTCCAGCTTTCGCTCGCCCAGCATGTGCCGCTGGCGGGCGCGGTCATCGTCTCGACGCCGCAGGATCTTGCCCTGATCGACGCGCGGCGCGGAATCACGATGTTCAAGAAGGTCGACGTTCCGACCCTCGGCATTATCGAGAACATGAGCTATTTCCTGTGCCCGCACTGCAATACGAGGTCCGATATCTTCGGGCATGGCGGGGCGCGGCATGAAGCGGAGCGGCTCGGCGTTCCGTTCCTGGGCGAAATACCCCTCGATATCGCCATTCGCGAGGGCTCGGATGAGGGCCGCCCGGTACTGGAGAGCGATCCGTCCGGCAAGTATGCGGAAATCTATCGTGCCATCGCCGAAAAGATCAAAAACGGATTGCGGTTGCAAACGGCCGCTGCCTGA
- a CDS encoding inorganic phosphate transporter, whose translation MTASLTPQFLIGLIAVALLFDFLNGLHDAANSIATIVSTRVLKPQYAVLWAAFFNFIAFLFFGLHVAETLGTGIIDPGIVDPHVIFAALMGAISWNLITWWAGIPSSSSHALIGGLVGAGFAKAGIAAMEWSGLTKAIVAIFLSPMVGFVLALILMVVVAWCSARSTPFMVDSAFRILQFGSASLYSLGHGGNDAQKTMGIIAILLFSQGYGGDHFHVPLWVVLACQTAMALGTLMGGWRIVRTMGSRITHLNPMQGFCAETGGALTLFAATALGVPVSTTHTITGAIVGVGSARRLSAVRWNIASSIVVAWIITIPAAATVAALVYWLVPIFH comes from the coding sequence GTGACCGCTTCACTCACGCCCCAGTTCCTGATCGGCCTGATCGCGGTCGCGCTGCTGTTCGACTTTCTCAACGGCCTGCACGATGCAGCGAATTCGATCGCAACCATCGTTTCCACGCGCGTTCTCAAGCCGCAATATGCGGTGCTGTGGGCGGCCTTCTTCAATTTCATCGCGTTCCTGTTTTTCGGCCTCCACGTCGCCGAGACGCTGGGGACCGGCATCATCGATCCCGGCATCGTCGATCCGCATGTGATCTTCGCAGCCCTGATGGGCGCGATCAGCTGGAATCTCATCACCTGGTGGGCGGGTATTCCCTCCTCCAGCTCCCATGCGTTGATCGGCGGGCTGGTCGGCGCGGGATTCGCCAAGGCCGGCATCGCCGCCATGGAATGGTCGGGACTCACCAAAGCCATTGTTGCGATCTTCCTGTCTCCGATGGTTGGATTCGTGCTCGCGCTCATCCTGATGGTGGTCGTGGCGTGGTGCTCCGCGCGCTCCACGCCTTTCATGGTGGACAGCGCCTTCCGCATCCTGCAATTCGGCTCCGCATCGCTCTATTCGCTCGGCCATGGCGGCAACGATGCGCAAAAGACCATGGGCATCATCGCGATCCTGCTGTTCTCGCAGGGCTATGGCGGCGACCATTTTCATGTCCCGCTCTGGGTCGTTCTGGCCTGCCAGACGGCGATGGCGCTCGGCACCCTGATGGGCGGCTGGCGGATCGTGCGCACCATGGGCAGCCGCATCACCCACCTCAATCCGATGCAGGGCTTCTGCGCCGAAACAGGCGGCGCGCTGACGCTGTTTGCGGCGACCGCGCTCGGCGTTCCGGTTTCGACCACCCACACCATCACCGGCGCCATTGTCGGCGTCGGCTCGGCGCGACGGCTCTCCGCCGTCCGCTGGAACATCGCAAGCTCCATCGTGGTGGCGTGGATCATCACCATTCCCGCCGCCGCCACCGTCGCGGCTCTTGTGTATTGGCTCGTTCCGATCTTTCATTAG
- a CDS encoding MgtC/SapB family protein, with product MISNISNVEILLRLAAAAALGSMVGFERERLLWAAGIRTHMLVCVGSCLIMIVSAYGFAGVLDQQHTVLDPSRIAAQVVSGIGFLGAGSILARGEIIKGLTTAASIWTVAAIGLAIGGGLYFAGTASTILILIILAGVKPLEEAYRARNQTVHFKISAERGALTPEELRQTLSLRVSQIKRFVVENRSGDEGNDEILVLLNKVSSQDIADFKNRLNEVPAIRRVDLISRSAADNSSAT from the coding sequence ATGATCAGCAACATCAGCAACGTCGAAATCCTTCTTCGGCTGGCCGCCGCCGCCGCTCTGGGCAGCATGGTCGGCTTCGAACGCGAACGCCTGCTCTGGGCCGCCGGCATCCGCACCCACATGCTGGTGTGCGTCGGCTCCTGTCTGATCATGATCGTGTCGGCCTATGGATTCGCGGGCGTACTCGACCAGCAGCACACCGTGCTGGACCCTTCCCGCATCGCAGCCCAGGTGGTCTCCGGCATCGGCTTTCTCGGCGCGGGTTCGATCCTCGCGCGCGGCGAGATCATCAAGGGGCTGACCACGGCGGCCAGCATCTGGACCGTCGCGGCGATCGGACTCGCCATCGGCGGCGGCCTTTACTTCGCCGGCACCGCCTCCACCATCCTGATCCTGATCATTCTGGCCGGTGTGAAGCCGCTGGAGGAGGCCTATCGGGCCCGCAACCAGACCGTCCATTTCAAGATCTCGGCGGAGCGCGGCGCGCTGACCCCGGAGGAATTGCGTCAGACACTGTCGCTGCGGGTCAGCCAGATCAAACGCTTCGTGGTGGAAAATCGCAGCGGAGACGAGGGTAACGACGAAATCCTCGTCCTTTTGAACAAGGTCTCCTCGCAGGATATCGCGGATTTCAAAAACAGGTTGAACGAGGTTCCGGCGATCCGCCGGGTCGACCTCATCAGCCGCTCGGCTGCCGACAACTCGTCCGCCACCTGA
- a CDS encoding TIGR02281 family clan AA aspartic protease, whose protein sequence is MIRLLTVIIVLLGTAGSIYAVQNPSGFESAKRTALNAVSHYTRGNTRAVEISRTHSGEFALRARINGVKTPMVIDTGATSVVLTYETAKAAGLPLDLATYDVEVETAGGHVRAARVTLDRLAVGKLVELSVPALVVPRGRLKTNLLGMSFLNRLESWEVRPDRLLLRGYP, encoded by the coding sequence ATGATCCGGCTTCTAACGGTCATCATCGTCCTGCTCGGCACCGCCGGCTCGATCTACGCCGTGCAGAATCCGAGCGGCTTCGAGAGCGCCAAGCGCACCGCGCTGAACGCAGTCAGCCATTACACCCGCGGCAATACCCGCGCGGTGGAAATTTCCCGCACCCATAGCGGTGAATTCGCGCTCCGCGCCAGGATCAATGGTGTCAAGACGCCGATGGTGATCGACACCGGTGCGACATCGGTCGTGCTCACTTACGAGACCGCGAAAGCCGCGGGCCTGCCGCTCGATCTCGCGACCTATGATGTCGAGGTCGAGACCGCGGGTGGTCACGTCCGCGCGGCGCGCGTCACGCTCGACCGGCTGGCGGTCGGAAAACTTGTCGAACTGTCGGTGCCTGCGCTCGTGGTGCCGCGCGGCCGGCTGAAAACCAACCTGCTCGGCATGAGCTTCCTCAACAGGCTTGAAAGCTGGGAAGTCCGCCCCGACAGGCTGCTGCTGCGCGGCTATCCCTAA